In Erigeron canadensis isolate Cc75 chromosome 7, C_canadensis_v1, whole genome shotgun sequence, one DNA window encodes the following:
- the LOC122608572 gene encoding heat shock cognate 70 kDa protein-like yields the protein MEGSLINEAPAIGIDLGTTYSCVAVWNRNRIEIIPNDQGNNTTPSCVAFLDAERLIGDGAKNQIAMRPASTIYDAKRLIGRKFSDLKVQAAMKLWAFKVIEGPADTPKIVVTYNGQEKEFLAEEISSMILGKMKEIAEVYLRKDVKNAVITVPAYFNDSQRQATKDAGTIAGLNIIRMINEPTAAAIAYGLDNKSNIIGKINVLIFDLGGGTFDVSVSTIEEGDIFEVKGVSGDTHLGGEDFDNRMVDHCVREFKRKYNKDLSGNQRALGRLKFACEKAKMILSSTTQTSIELDCLHEGIDFSMKFTRAKFEELNMSLFNTCIKTLEKCLSDAKMEKSSVDEIILVGGSTRIPKIQLMLREFFDGKELCKSLNPDEAVAYGAAVMAEKLSDIGGRSFRDLSLIDVTPLSLGIDVIGDLFSVVIPRNTPIPTKKDKNYYTTADNQTSMRIKVYQGERSQSTKNHLLGEFTIYGIPLAPKGVPIIKVYFDIDVNGILTVTAKIVSTGKSEKLRITQENGRLSKEEIKKMVKDAERYKNEDQAYKKKVDAYVALEDCLYKMRNKIRKFDFKTVSPETLKKIENSIADTTKWLEDNQGAPLEELQRMKASLELACTPLI from the exons ATGGAGGGAAGTTTGATCAATGAAGCCCCAGCGATCGGTATAGACCTTGGAACAACCTACTCATGTGTTGCTGTTTGGAACCGTAATCGAATAGAAATCATACCAAATGATCAAGGCAATAATACCACACCGTCGTGTGTTGCTTTCCTTGATGCAGAACGCCTTATTGGTGATGGTGCCAAGAACCAAATAGCCATGAGGCCTGCCAGCACCATATATG ATGCAAAGAGGTTGATTGGAAGGAAATTCAGTGACTTGAAGGTGCAGGCAGCCATGAAGTTGTGGGCTTTCAAGGTCATAGAAGGGCCCGCGGACACTCCAAAGATTGTAGTCACTTACAATGGTCAAGAGAAAGAGTTTTTGGCAGAAGAAATTTCATCCATGATTCTTGGAAAGATGAAAGAGATAGCTGAAGTGTACCTTCGTAAAGATGTGAAAAATGCTGTCATAACGGTCCCAGCTTATTTCAATGATTCGCAGCGCCAAGCAACAAAGGATGCAGGCACGATTGCTGGGTTAAACATCATACGCATGATCAACGAGCCTACAGCAGCTGCAATTGCATACGGTCTAGATAATAAGTCTAACATTATTGGGAAAATAAATGTTCTCATCTTTGACTTGGGTGGCGGTACTTTTGATGTCTCTGTATCAACGATCGAGGAAGGAGATATTTTCGAGGTGAAAGGTGTTTCCGGTGACACTCATTTGGGAGGTGAAGATTTTGATAACCGAATGGTGGATCACTGTGTCCGCGAATTCAAGAGGAAGTATAATAAGGACTTGTCAGGGAATCAAAGAGCATTGGGGAGGTTAAAGTTTGCTTGTGAGAAAGCAAAAATGATTCTCTCATCAACTACTCAAACATCAATAGAATTGGATTGTTTGCACGAAGGCATCGATTTTTCTATGAAATTTACTCGAGCTAAATTTGAAGAACTGAACATGAGCTTGTTCAATACATGTATCAAGACTCTAGAAAAATGTCTAAGTGATGCAAAAATGGAGAAATCATCGGTGGATGAGATCATTCTTGTCGGTGGCTCGACTAGAATACCTAAGATCCAACTTATGTTGAGAGAATTTTTTGATGGGAAGGAGCTATGCAAGAGTTTGAACCCGGATGAGGCTGTTGCATACGGTGCAGCTGTTATGGCAGAAAAGTTGAGCGATATTGGAGGTAGGAGTTTTCGTGATTTGTCACTAATCGATGTCACTCCCTTGTCACTTGGTATCGATGTAATAGGAGATTTATTTAGCGTTGTTATCCCCCGGAACACTCCAATACCGAcgaaaaaagacaaaaattacTATACAACTGCTGACAACCAAACTTCGATGCGTATCAAAGTGTATCAAGGTGAAAGATCACAATCAACGAAAAACCATTTGTTGGGTGAGTTCACAATTTATGGAATACCACTTGCTCCCAAGGGTGTTCCAATAATCAAGGTCTACTTTGACATAGATGTCAACGGTATCCTCACCGTCACGGCCAAGATAGTTTCAACTGGTAAGTCGGAGAAACTCAGAATTACTCAAGAGAACGGCAGACTTTCCAAGGAAGAGATCAAAAAGATGGTTAAAGATGCAGAGAGGTACAAAAATGAGGACCAGGCATATAAGAAGAAAGTGGACGCATACGTTGCGTTAGAGGATTGCCTTTACAAAATGAGGAATAAGATCAGAAAATTTGATTTCAAGACGGTGAGTCCTGAGACCTTGAAGAAAATCGAAAATTCCATTGCTGACACGACCAAATGGCTTGAGGACAACCAAGGTGCGCCTCTTGAAGAGCTTCAGCGGATGAAGGCATCCCTTGAGTTGGCTTGCACGCCACTAATCTAG